One Lepus europaeus isolate LE1 chromosome X, mLepTim1.pri, whole genome shotgun sequence genomic window carries:
- the ZBTB33 gene encoding transcriptional regulator Kaiso — translation MESRKLISATDIQYSGSLLNTLNEQRGHGLFCDVTVIVEDRKFHAHRNILSASSTYFHQLFSVAGQVVELSFIRAEIFAEILNYIYSSKIVRVRADLLDELIKSGQLLGVKFIAELGVPLSQVKSISGTAQDGSAEAIPPGSNDKNLVIQKSKEEAQDNGATIMPIITESFSLSAEDYEMKKIIVTDSDDDDDDVIFCSEVLPAKETLSNNNAVTQVQPNPGPVAVSNAVPCTNNNSTPLTNATPTQKFPTPVNQATLSQTQGSEKSLVSSAPTHLTPNIIVLNQTPLTTPPNVSSSLPNHTSSSVNLLVQNQQTPNSAALTGKKASEEEEEEIIDDDDDTISSSPDSAVSNTSLVPQADTSQNTTFDGSLVQKMQVPTLLQEPLSNSLNISDIITRFTNDRGLGSKHLMEGQKIITLDTATEIEGLSNGCKIYANIGEDTYDIVIPVKDDPDEGESKLENETPKTSGNETANKRMKVKHDDHYELIVDGRVYYICIVCKRSYVCLTSLRRHFNIHSWEKKYPCRYCEKVFPLAEYRTKHEIHHTGERRYQCLACGKSFINYQFMSSHIKSVHSQDPSGDSKLYRLHPCKSLQIRQYSYLSDRSSTVPVMKDDGIGYKVDAGKEPPVETTSNTQNKPMTWEDIFIQQENDSIFKQNVTDGSTEFEFIIPESY, via the coding sequence ATGGAGAGTAGAAAACTGATTTCTGCTACAGACATCCAATACTCCGGCAGTCTTCTCAACACCTTGAATGAGCAACGTGGCCATGGCCTCTTCTGTGATGTTACTGTTATTGTGGAAGACCGAAAATTCCATGCCCACAGGAATATTCTTTCAGCTTCCAGTACATACTTCCATCAGCTTTTCTCCGTTGCTGGGCAAGTTGTTGAACTGAGTTTTATAAGAGCAGAGATCTTTGCCGAAATTCTTAATTATATCTATAGTTCTAAAATTGTGCGTGTTAGAGCAGATTTGCTTGATGAGTTAATTAAGTCAGGCCAGTTATTAGGAGTAAAATTTATAGCGGAGCTTGGTGTCCCATTGTCACAGGTTAAAAGCATCTCAGGTACAGCTCAAGATGGTAGTGCTGAAGCCATACCTCCTGGTTCTAATGATAAGAACCTtgtaatacaaaaatcaaaagagGAGGCTCAAGATAATGGGGCTACCATAATGCCTATTATAACAGAGTCTTTTTCATTATCTGCTGAAGATTATGAAATGAAAAAGATAATTGTTACTGAttctgatgatgatgatgatgatgtcatTTTCTGCTCTGAGGTTTTGCCTGCAAAGGAGACCTTGTCAAATAACAATGCCGTGACACAGGTCCAGCCTAACCCAGGCCCTGTTGCTGTTTCAAATGCTGTACCTTGCACTAACAATAACTCTACCCCTTTAACAAATGCAACACCTACTCAGAAATTTCCTACTCCTGTGAATCAGGCAACTTTGAGCCAAACACAGGGAAGTGAAAAATCGCTGGTGTCTTCAGCTCCAACACATCTGACTCCCAATATTATTGTGTTAAATCAGACACCACTTACTACACCACCAAATGTCAGTTCTTCACTTCCAAATCATACGTCCTCTTCAGTCAATTTACTTGTGCAGAATCAGCAGACCCCAAACAGTGCCGCTTTAACAGGAAAGAAGGCcagtgaagaggaggaggaggaaataatagatgatgatgatgacactATTAGCTCCAGTCCAGACTCAGCAGTCAGTAATACATCTTTGGTCCCACAGGCTGATACCTCCCAAAATACCACTTTTGATGGATCATTGGTACAGAAGATGCAGGTTCCTACACTTCTGCAAGAACCACTTTCCAATTCCTTAAATATTTCAGATATAATTACTAGATTCACTAATGACCGAGGCTTAGGATCAAAACATCTAATGGAGGGTCAGAAGATCATTACTTTAGACACAGCTACTGAAATTGAAGGCTTATCGAATGGTTGCAAGATTTATGCAAATATTGGTGAAGATACTTATGACATAGTGATCCCTGTCAAAGATGACCCAGATGAAGGAGAGTCCAAACTTGAGAATGAGACACCAAAAACATCTGGCAATGAAACAGCAAACAAACGTATGAAAGTAAAACATGATGATCACTATGAGTTAATAGTAGATGGAAGGGTCTATTATATCTGTATTGTATGTAAAAGGTCATATGTCTGTCTGACAAGTTTGCGGAGACATTTTAACATTCATTCCTGGGAGAAGAAGTATCCATGCCGTTACTGTGAGAAGGTGTTTCCTCTTGCAGAATATCGCACGAAGCATGAAATTCATCACACGGGAGAGCGAAGGTATCAATGTTTGGCGTGTGGCAAATCTTTCATCAACTATCAGTTTATGTCTTCACACATAAAGTCAGTTCATAGTCAAGATCCTTCTGGGGACTCGAAGCTTTATCGTTTGCATCCATGCAAGTCTTTACAGATCAGACAATATTCCTACCTTTCTGATAGGTCAAGTACTGTTCCTGTAATGAAGGATGATGGTATTGGGTATAAAGTTGATGCTGGAAAAGAACCTCCTGTGGAAACCACATCTAATACTCAGAACAAGCCAATGACCTGGGAAGATATTTTCATTCAGCAGGAAAATGATTCAATTTTTAAACAGAATGTAACAGATGGCAGTACTGAGTTTGAATTTATAATACCAGAATCTTACTGA